The sequence GTCCGGCGCCTCCAGGTACTTGATGATCTCGTACACGAAGCTCGCCGCGACGTCGCCGTCGATGACGCGGTGGTCGCAGGACAGCGACAGGTTCATCATGTCCCGGACGACGACCTGGTCGTTCTTCACCGCCGGGCGCTTCTTCAGCTTGTGAACGCCCAGGATGCCCACCTCGGGGTGGTTCAGGATGGGCGTGGCGAACAGGCCGCCGCTCTGCCCCAGCGAGGTGATGGTGAAGGTGCCGCCCGTCAGCTCCTCCATCTTCAGCTTGCGGTCGCGCGCCGCGACGCTCAGGCGGGAGATCTCCTTCGCCAGCTCGCCCAGCGTGAGCTGATCCGCGTTGCGCACCACCGCCACCGTGAGGCCGTCCGGCGTGGCCACCGCGATGCCGATGTTGTACTCGCCGCGCACCACCAGCTCCTGCGTCGACTCGTCGAAGTTCGCGTTGAGGTGCGGGAACTTCTTCATCGCCGCGATGGTCGCCTTCACGATGAACGGCAGGTAGGTCAGCTTCGTGCCGTCCCCTGCCGCCGCCAGCTGGCTGTTGAGCCGCGTGCGCAGCGCGACCAGGTCCGTGGCGTCCACCTCCTCCACGAACGCGAAGTGCGGCATCGTGAACTTCGAGCGCACCATCTTCTCGGCGATCTTCTTGCGCAGCCCGCGCAGCGCGATGCGCTCGTCGCCCTTGCCCGAGGACACGGGCGGCGCCGCCGGACGCGCGGCCTGGGGCGCGGGAGCCGCGACCTCGTTCTTCTTCGGCGCGCCGGTGCCACCCTCCAGCGCCGCCACCACGTCCGCCTTCGTCACGCGGCCCTGAGGCCCCGAGCCGGAGATCTCCGCCAGGTCCAGGCCGTGCTCGCGCGCCATGCGGCGCGTGACGGGCGTGGCCAGCACCTTCGTGGCGGAAGCGGGAGCCGCGGGCGCCGCCGCCTGCGCGGGGCTCGCAGCCGGAGCTCCGTGCGCCGCCGGGGCGCCATGGGCAGGGGCGGCCGCCGCGGGAGCGCTCCCCTCCAGCTCCATCGTCACCAGCAGCTGGTGCACCTTCGCCATGTCGCCCTCACGGCCGTGCGTCTTCACGACGCGGCCGGCGTGGGGGGTGGGCACGGTGACGGTGGCCTTGTCCGTCATCACCTCGCAGAGCACCTGGTCTTCCTTCACCAGGTCGCCCTCCTTGACGTGCCACTTGACGAGCTCGCCCTCCGCCACGCCTTCACCGAGGTCCGGGAGCTTGAATTCGAAAGTCGCCATGAGCGGGAGTGTCTCTCTGTGGGTTGGGGAAGGGGTGCGTCCGGTCAGCCGAGTCGCTCGACGCGCTCGCGCTCCATCAGGCCCTTCATGAAGAACTCGGCGGCGCGGTAGCTGGAGCGCACCAGCGGCCCGGACGCCACGTAGAGGAATCCGTAGGACTCCGCCAGCGTCTTGTAGGCCTCGAACTGCGCGGGCGTCACGAAGCGCTCCACGCGCAGGTGGTACTGCGACGGCTGCAGGTACTGGCCCAGCGTGAGCACGTCCACGCCCACGTCGCGCAGGTCCTTGAACGTGCGCTCCAGTTCCTCATCCGTCTCGCCCAGGCCCACCATGACGGACGTCTTGGTGTAGACCTTCTCCGGGCGGTTCTTGAGGTACTCCAGCACGCGCAGGGACTGGCGGTACGTGGCGCGGCGGTCGCGCACCGTCGGCGTCAGCCGCTCCACCGTCTCCACGTTGTGCGCCACCACGTGCGGCTTCGCCTCCGCCACCGTGGCCAGGTCCTCTTCCTTGCCCTTGAAGTCCGGGATGAGGACCTCCACGAGCGTGCGCGGGCTCTCCTTGCGCAGCTCCCGGATGGCGGACGCGAAGTGGCTGGCGCCCCCGTCCGGACGGTCGTCGCGGTTCACCGACGTGACGACGATGTACTCGAGGTTCATCTCCTTCACCGCCTGCGCCAGATGGATGGGCTCCATCGGGTCCAGCGGCGGGGGCGCCCCGACCTTCACGTGGCAGAAGCGGCAGGCGCGCGTGCACACCTCGCCCATCAGCATCACCGTGGCGGTGCCTCCGCCCCAGCACTCGGCGATGTTCGGGCAGCGGGCCTCCTCGCACACCGTGGCCAGCCCCACCCGCTTCACGATGGCCTTCACCCGCTCATAGCCCTCGCCATGCGGCAGACGCACCTTCAACCACTCGGGTTTACGGGTGCTCTCAGAGACCTGTGGGAGGGGGAACCGGTCGGGAGTCGCCATGGGTCGCGGGCCTTCTAGAGGGTGGGTGAAAGCAGGGTCAAGCGTGAAGCCCTAACGCGAGGCGTTAGCGCGGGCCAGCCTGGAGGAGAACTTCCGGCAGGTGTAACGCGGTGGACAGGGCGCGGCCACGCGGGGCGGGCGTGCCCATCCTCCAGCGCATGGCGGCCATCCACCTGGGGACCAGCGGGTACGTCTACAAGCACTGGAAGGGGCTCTTCTACCCGGACGGGCTGCCGGCCCGCCGCTGGCTCCCCTACTACGCGCGCGTGTTCTCCACCGTGGAGCTCAACGCCACGTTCTACCGCCTGCCCACGGAGGCCGCCGTGGACGGCTGGCGCGAGCAGGTGCCCCCGGGTTTCCTCTTCGCGTGCAAGGGCAGCCGCTTCCTCACGCACCTGAAGCGGCTCACGGAGGTGGGCGAGGGCGTCGAGCATTTCTTCTCGCGTGTCCTGCGCCTGGGCGGCCAGCTGGGGCCGGTCCTCTGGCAGCTTCCGCCCGGCATGACGAAGCCGGATCCGGAGCGGCTGGAGCGCTTCCTCGCCCACCTGCCGGGCGGCGTGCAGCACGTCTTCGAGTTCCGGCAGGCGGCCTGGTACCACCCGGAGGTGCTCGCCGTGCTGGAGGCGTACGGCGCGGCGGTGTGCGAGCACGACCTCGTGGACGCGCCGGTGCCCCACCCCACGGGCGGCTTCCGCTACCTGCGCTTCCACGGCGCTTCGGGGCGCTACGAGGGGCGTTACGGCCGGCGCGCGCTGCGGCGGGTGGCGGACGACTTGAACGCCTGGCGC comes from Corallococcus macrosporus and encodes:
- a CDS encoding dihydrolipoamide acetyltransferase family protein, producing MATFEFKLPDLGEGVAEGELVKWHVKEGDLVKEDQVLCEVMTDKATVTVPTPHAGRVVKTHGREGDMAKVHQLLVTMELEGSAPAAAAPAHGAPAAHGAPAASPAQAAAPAAPASATKVLATPVTRRMAREHGLDLAEISGSGPQGRVTKADVVAALEGGTGAPKKNEVAAPAPQAARPAAPPVSSGKGDERIALRGLRKKIAEKMVRSKFTMPHFAFVEEVDATDLVALRTRLNSQLAAAGDGTKLTYLPFIVKATIAAMKKFPHLNANFDESTQELVVRGEYNIGIAVATPDGLTVAVVRNADQLTLGELAKEISRLSVAARDRKLKMEELTGGTFTITSLGQSGGLFATPILNHPEVGILGVHKLKKRPAVKNDQVVVRDMMNLSLSCDHRVIDGDVAASFVYEIIKYLEAPDLLFLAMA
- a CDS encoding DUF72 domain-containing protein, which translates into the protein MPILQRMAAIHLGTSGYVYKHWKGLFYPDGLPARRWLPYYARVFSTVELNATFYRLPTEAAVDGWREQVPPGFLFACKGSRFLTHLKRLTEVGEGVEHFFSRVLRLGGQLGPVLWQLPPGMTKPDPERLERFLAHLPGGVQHVFEFRQAAWYHPEVLAVLEAYGAAVCEHDLVDAPVPHPTGGFRYLRFHGASGRYEGRYGRRALRRVADDLNAWRDAGRTAWVFFNNDLKGHALLDAFDLAELLGEPLHRPELSAVT
- the lipA gene encoding lipoyl synthase, whose amino-acid sequence is MATPDRFPLPQVSESTRKPEWLKVRLPHGEGYERVKAIVKRVGLATVCEEARCPNIAECWGGGTATVMLMGEVCTRACRFCHVKVGAPPPLDPMEPIHLAQAVKEMNLEYIVVTSVNRDDRPDGGASHFASAIRELRKESPRTLVEVLIPDFKGKEEDLATVAEAKPHVVAHNVETVERLTPTVRDRRATYRQSLRVLEYLKNRPEKVYTKTSVMVGLGETDEELERTFKDLRDVGVDVLTLGQYLQPSQYHLRVERFVTPAQFEAYKTLAESYGFLYVASGPLVRSSYRAAEFFMKGLMERERVERLG